The Clupea harengus chromosome 26, Ch_v2.0.2, whole genome shotgun sequence genome has a segment encoding these proteins:
- the LOC116219804 gene encoding zinc finger protein 239-like, protein MFAFMVGIMYQIEDKGEYMTNTLFSNIIEDVQRIQSNQRSKTEQKRNKERLHKRPQCRKTSYQELHQLQDTRKKQHECSQCFKTFTKRFSLTIHQQIHTGEKTHHCSTCGKAFSQMSNLKTHQRIHTGEKPYQCTSCGMAFNHLSALKIHQMIHTGEKPHQCSTCGKAFSNVSDLKKHQRIHTGEKPHQCSICGNAFARMSNLKKHQRIHTGEKSHQCSTCGKAFSQMSNLKRHQRIHTGEKPYQCSQCGKAFSRMSTLKTHQRIHTNDVLSC, encoded by the coding sequence ATGTTTGCctttatggttggaattatgtACCAGATAGAGGATAAGGGAGAATATATGACTAATACATTATTTTCTAATATTATAGAGGATGtccaaaggatccaatctaaccaAAGAAGCAAAACTgagcaaaaaagaaacaaagagagacttCACAAAcgcccccagtgcagaaagacttcataccagGAATTACATCAGCTACAGGACACcaggaagaaacaacatgaatgctcccagtgtttcaaaacatttactAAACGTTTCAGTCTTACAATtcatcaacaaatacacacaggagaaaaaacCCATcattgcagtacatgtgggaaggcctttagtcaaatgtctaatctcaagacacaccagaggatccacaccgGGGAAAAGCCATACCAGTGTACTTCATGTGGCATGGCCTTTAATCATTTGTCTGctctcaagatacaccagatgatccatactggggaaaagccacaccagtgcagtacatgtgggaaggcctttagtaacGTGTctgatctcaagaaacaccagaggatccatactggggaaaagccacaccagtgcagtataTGTGGGAATGCCTTTGCTCGAATGTCcaatctcaagaaacaccagaggatccatactggggaaaagtcacaccagtgcagtacatgtgggaaggccttcagtcaaatgtctaatctcaagagacaccagaggatccatactggggaaaagccatatcagtgttctcaatgtggaaaggcctttagtcgaatgtctactctcaagacacaccagagaatCCATACAAATGATGTGCTGTCCTGCTAA